In the Salvia splendens isolate huo1 chromosome 16, SspV2, whole genome shotgun sequence genome, ttaataaaaggaaaatataatGAATCATTAATGGTGTCGTAATGTATGAAAATATCTTTATAATGTacttaatataaataacaaTTAAAAGATAAATCAAATCTGAATAATGTAACTGAAATAGTATTATAATGAATGCAAACCTAATTATAATGCCCATACTATTGTAGAAACATACATACCTGTTTGTGTTATACGTGGTGTCAAAGGCTACAATGTCACCAAACATATGGTAATTCCTTTTCATCAAGCCGTCACACCAAAACAAAGCAACCAACTGGTTCTTCTCATTAACCTCATAATGATATGTGTACGACTCAGACATTTCCTTCTTTTTAGCCATGTCGTCCAACACCATTTGCACATCGAATCCATGTGCATATGCTTTAATGTCGCGTGAAGCATTCCTGATGTCACCAACCATACAACCGACGAGGTCAAACCCACCGAGAGTTTCTTTCAATACCTTAAATGTCAGTGTGGGTCCAATATTCGCTTTTGAACAATCAAGTATGAATTTCTGATGAACGTCATCCAAATGACAGTTAACAGACATAAACTGCTGATGCTCTGACTCAACCATATCATGGTTATGAACCTCGTTGAAATCCTGTACCATATAACCTGCATGTCCATTATCAGAGAAATACTTGAAGGATTTACTCGCTTTACAACCACATCTCTTGGATAAGCGTCGGAGCTTCATTGAGAAACTGGAACGTGCATTCAACTGGTCATCCTCGTTGGACTTCTTATGgccttccctattgcatacgACATAATACCAGGTTGTAACATCTTCCACCTTCCTCACCCCTTGTTTGTGCGTATCAAAACCAACGGCCCTGGCATACACATCATAAAACGCGAGTGCAAAATCTAATGATTGGAACTTCTGACAAACTACAGGCTTTAATTCCTCAGAACAGACAGGCACAACCCTAACTGTTTATGAACACGAAACAGCACATGTTAAGCTGAAGATGCATTATATGAAATATACAATACATTACCGAACAGAAAGAGTGCATTATATAATCATACTGATACATTACATGTATAATTTTGTCCAACTACTAAGTCAATATAAAATCAAAGACTATAGGGATGGCTCTAATTCGCGGACATACATACATGTTTTCAATCGCATAGTATACAACACTCCTAGTCCCAGAAATCGACAACACTGGGGGAATTATTAAATGCCCATGTCACATGAAATAACAATCCTAGTAATATGTATGCACCGTAGCCACCCCATAATCATAAAACGTCAATCATATTTCGATAAAACAGTAAAGAGGCACACCACCATCAAACACGAATTTTATGATCTACACAGATTAGGTAATGCGACTAATTTTCGAGTAAAAATTGAACACATCGAAATCAATAAACATGAGCAAAAATCGGGtggattaccttcttccattgataaTCGAACAATTGTGGAAAATCAAAATCTATATGCGCTTGATACAGAAACGACGAATCTGTGACGTTGGTGtgatatagcactgaatggatctaacagcaagacgagtctttatgctatctactgaaagacgaggtcttgataaatatctatttcttaatcaatgtacgttagcattgagcatacgatattgagtatcgactactttgacttaccaaaggtgcgggtttttcgtcacctaacgatccaggtatattggttagtggtgatcattatctagcggtgctaggattgctactatgttgaatcgtgcgcgaggtgagtctcgtttgataatgtcctcaagaggagcttgaacaaggttttattattcggaaactggccagttggagttttattactctatgaataataaataagtgtttcttgctaagtccactcttggaattaataagatgttaattaattaatggacatttatatcttaagcgcggaaaataaataataaacaaaaatggaaacccggattacttgtaattttggatttggagagggaggtcaatattacgtctgtagtggctgcccgtactattccaatataagcttgtattaaattgtgggttcaatttaattagtaaaaagctaattgggtgaggcctgactgggcccaatatgtaactattataaataggagaataaaatagacagaaaataagaattttgaAGTGGAAAATTTCGCCCACTCTTATTTTAAAGAGAGGGACGATCTTTCCTTAGAAAAATCTCCTCTttgagtttttcagctcctcctccgtgaggaatttgtGTCTTCtatattcgagtcctagtgtttcgataagatctgcccaccctgatgtcggaatacagttcgggacaccagtcagaagatatgtggtctagtattgaagatcatcgtggagaagcgcgagcaatcgacgattctttggagaatcaaatcggtaactctaaaccgtagaattcatgatttaggatttatattctttaagcatgaattatttgcgttctagcatgcaattctgtatTAACATGGGAattgattaatctcataatctgtcaaatagatcctacgtctgatttatttattttgtaaaagtCTTCCGTTGTGAAAGGGGCAtcaaaaccccaacaattggtatcaaagccaggttttttgctctgattatgtggattaatttaatgtaatgtgaattgcttgaacaTACATGTTTTGTATCGTTTTCTTTGATGACGTTGAACACGAATTAAGAACAcgaagaaaaacaaattaatgtCACGAATCATTATGCCATGACGTCTGATATATTCACAAATAGCAATTTTATGTGAATATTGTAATCAGGTTCACCATATTTGATTCTTGATTGGTGGAGGATTAATTGCATGCATGTGATGGTATTCTTGTCTTTGGAGAATTCATGAAATAATTTTATGCCCCGCAATTTTGATTTCTCTTGGACGGTGGAATTCATTACGTGAATTGGAGAATTCCTGCAACTGAGCGGTGCGCGATGCAGCGGCGCTGGCGGCTGGAGAGACAGCGATGTCCCAGCAGCGCCGACGAGAGACGTCGACGCAGCTGCGTCGGAGGCGTCAGGCTCGGCGAACTCGCGGGACGAGTGGGAGCCCGGCGGCAGCTGTGGTTCTGTGGAGTACGAcgacgcaagattagggtttccctaTGCGTGACGTCGAGACGCCTCATcccgtgacttcgctttccaaattttgattaggatttcaaatccttggattcaattttggaaataattcaagataaatatggaaataagatttgaatatatcttttgttgattttatatattatatgagatttaattatgaattaaatcattgattaattagattctttccctatttaatggatttatgtggattttattcctagaggaatcctagttatatttggaaaataataatctaatttgtatctatatcctatggatttatatggatttattcctagacaaatcctagttggatttagataatgataatattattttattcttatcctatgagtttatatgaatttattcatagataaattctagatggatttgggtagtgataatataatattttgttcttatcttatagatttatatggatttgttcctagataaatcttggatagatttgaataattataatataatgttatcttattatatggatttatatagatttattccaagataaatcctagatgaattaagataaatatttatattaatttattttatcctatgaatttgaatagatttaattctattaagacaaatcttagatggattaaaataaacattaatccaagattatccttatcttttggatttatatcctagatagattaggataaagatgatatatatgaaaatccttatttaattggatttagataaacttatttatctaataaatcctaagtaatgtttgatatattctagatgtctattctaaaaagaattaagatttgtataaatcttgattgattggattttatttatcttatggattatgatggaatcgtttctatctagtaatatccttgaacgatttaaataatgataatcataTATCAACGCTATCctgaattgaaggatttgattttatcggaataaaatctagaataatgctaaatggatttagatagttaacactatcttgataaatcctaaatgaatttggataattattatccaagataaatcttaaataatttctgttaattatccagcatgtttaaatgccatgcattaaatggaattatctgtttatttggtgtttatctattttaagtggattatctgtcttatctgcttatgtgataattatgcaaaaaccatataaaatatctaagcgataattacaacaagtgcgttatgtatggtctccatcaattggtctgcaatttacgaagcttttttctaatattatcgccatctgctctgtggggacaataatcctaagaaatagcgagttcatgagggtggacttctaaaaaataaatagtatgaattAGAATGTGGTTTcaaatattatcgccacctgcactgtggggacaataatcctaagaaactgcgagattcagaagttcacacataatttatgagatagcttgatcttgttagcagcacatgagcattgttatgggagtgtgttgtagaaattagactctgtaatgctaaattcggtggtcttgcttaggcaacattaggcggccatgccacactTGTGGTCtttggactattcgtcgatgattgtgaccagtaaaaatgtaagattttaatgcgtattgacctcctctggaggatacaaaattttaattttacagttgcaagatacataattattttgtggTTATTTACGATtttgtattgagcataagtatgtgataataagtttatttgccaaatcttcattatgtcattcagtatcttgtctgcgatccttaaagaaataaactcgaatgccaaatcttcattatgtcattcagtATCTTgtcatcgctaaaacttggagtttgtACTCACTGAtccatgtcctccatttcctcgacataattccatgaAGATTGTTCGAtaatgctttttgcatgtactttACAACTTCTTTAAGGAATAaagtcaagctattttcttttaagtagcacgacaagtcttggttagtgacgatgaaagatggatatcaatagaatctgtcaagatgattcgattggaatatcctaaagggacagaatattttgaggaatcttttgatcactcaaatagtttctgactcaagtcatcgcctgaagtaataagaaatgactaaaataaggtttaaccgaaaagtagaaaaccttcagaatattagtcgttatattactgttagaggaaagtaacatgatagatgacgaattcgtaaaggctgcatttttcctaagtcctagttcatttgaacaaaagactagatatggaaatgagagagcctgaattgtcatcaaagtttgtttaaagcgagtgaagatgctttgtaagttcgATTGACatcttttaaagaaggacaatgacttacatgataatgcaacttctaagtaagataTCTTAATCCAGTTAggtttttgttgcagtgggagctatcaatgctcaattattgtttaatGGTTGTTGTTTAAGggatcatagtattgaaacaatatagatgcaacaagattgagtattaaaaaCACATCAACTACTTAAACCATGAATGaaaaagtatttatggctcttagtcttaaggccaagaaaatacttagctattgttcaaactgatctagactatcaagattttaacaatttgtttgttaaatagattgaaagtcgagaatgtgtgtttgatgcactatgagttagaattctgtgattcagaatacttatacaagtgcgacatagaaagactaacaagtcttaatggtttacaccataagaagacgagcaatgggttatgattagtagtgggagtctaatctccattgacgaatccaagcatttttctaaagaatgggatagtcatgtaagaaggaatcgaagtctttctaagacaagtttgattaagtgatgagttttactcatgaaaatcttatcattgatgggataaacgttagatacaacgaaatacaccttaaagaaattaccaaaatcagtaccttctacaaaacacgagttgtggactagagcgactttAGTCtggcacatctcaaggtgtaatgttgttccaacacatgttggaaaagtatccaagtaattggagttgagtattgaggtatgttttaaggttgtcctaaatgatgtaagattattagttctgtaatcttcaaagatagaattcttgtatgaagatcaggAGATGAACTATAAGCCTAACAATGTGATAACtctcaagataaagagagatatcgaattttccacattaccaaggaCTCATACCATTATAAATTTTGCACTAATAATATCAACTTCAGAACCTTATATTGTatgaaccatgtcgtagtgggagcgttcctaggaacataacaagttcatgggtttaagagtgtcgcaagactcggtcttagattaacttgaacataatccctttaactacaatgtagaattcgttcatttggatattcgtccttgaaaaggtgatagattccaaactacaatcttagatagacaacatgttttacaagacttgcaatactacctacaggttgtgtcagtcagtgggagctagtataattgcaagtgtaaatatggatctcaaatggctagacagtgacaatgggctatgcccaaagagaaatatcatcttctcgctgtcgttgtgccaagatttgttcgatcctactgtctatcagaacttacataaattagaatgtatgtattatgattgtcaagatagctttctattaatagaaatcttgaggaaatcatctacatggaaaatcctaatgggtatgtaataaagggcaagaaacacattaTTGGAAGCTAATGAAGACCATTATGGTCTTaggcatgcatctaaatcagagtttGTGTTTTagcgagattgtcaaatgtttggaatttgacatgtgcccttaagcgtgttgtaagcacaaggaagttgaaagtgcattgaATATGGTAtgattggtactctacgatgatgaaatctataaaagttgcaaacaactaagattggcatctagcgtaggaaactggttgtctacccagtttaagataaaagatttaagagaaactaattacattctaagcatctaattctttaagattgctagaaagaatgttgagattctcttaggaatcctatatctatacatagcttggaacattttagcattggagattccatgaaaaggtttttaccattcaagatggaattgtcttgtctctagtcaagtgtcgtttgacacttagtgagaacaagaattatgagactagttctgcagatagatgtctcatgtatgctatgatgtgtactaagtttgatattagttgtgcttttgcatagcaagtatatatcatattaaccatggcgaAGGACTTTGATTAAGGTAATGGATATatcatagtacttgagaaagactaatcgctatattctagtttaccagtcattcatgtaatgtccttggggttacactgactaagtcttatgactaatcagtgatcgagtaagtcatcctcattatatgtgtttacattaggagtatactcctagtagctttgatcgcaagtttgagtatgcctatgagtatttttactctagcaaaaggctaactcaagggacacacgagatcataagctaagaattcacatagagagatgaaattaattaaagatctagtacgcagcaaagacatagtagtggaaaagatattatcagagaacaaccaagcagatttttcacagaaaatgccttggtggcaacatgtttcaaacatgatgtgaaatgaatggtagttcgatatatctagctccaagacctgctttgtgtataagtgggagagtttttggcggtgggtatactcgaaagcatgtttttagtataagtgggagattgttaggtttagtatacaggaaagcatgtttcgagcgagttcgcacgaattGAATCTTGCTtatgtacggaaaaactctacaatccacttttgacctgattcagtattattcgagcatttcgcacgaatagaatcagtatattattacattgtgtttgcttgtgcgtttataagatgttttataaacatttaaatgcataagaagtaaacaaagcctaagtctttttcTTAGTAGAcaggttgtgggcgtcgtcaactttaaggtaactacaatcggttctatgcaatgctttacaaaagaaaaggaagaatttcacaacctagatagtctttggctacctatcatgaaaggttgcaatgtcagtccgattatttctaagccttattgaaataagatgacgttggtgtggtatagcactgaatggatctaacagcaagacgagtctttatgctatctactgaaagacggggtcttgataaatatctatttcttaattaatgtacgttagcattgagcatacgatattgagtatctactactttgacttaccaaaggtgcgggtttttcgtcacccaacgatctaGGTATATTGgttagtggtgatcattatctagcggtgctaggattgctattatgttgaatcgtgcgcgaggtgagtctcgtttgataatgtcctcaagaggagcttgaacaaggttttattattcggaaactggccagttggagttttattactctatgaataataaatatgtgtttcttgctaagtccactcttggaattaacaAGATGTTagttaattaagtccatagcagactttaattaattaatggacatttatatcttaagcgcaggaaataaataataaacaaaaatggAAACCTGGATAACTTGTATATTCGGATTTGGAgagggaggtcaatattacgtctgtagtggctgttcgtaatattccaatataagcttgtattaaattgtgagttcaatttaattagtaaaaaactaattgggggagcccatatccaaagtcttccatagatccctgactgggcccaatatgtaactattataaataggagaataaaggagacagaaaataagaattttgaAGTGGAAAATTTCGCCCACTCTTATTTTAAAGAGAGGGACGATTTTTCCTTAGAAAAATCTCCTCagtgagtttttcagctcctcctccgtgaggaatttgtgtcttctttattcgagtcatagtgtttcgataagatcagcccaccctgatgtcggaatacagttcgggacaccagtcagaagatcagtggtctagtattgaaga is a window encoding:
- the LOC121770505 gene encoding protein FAR1-RELATED SEQUENCE 5-like; this encodes MEEVRVVPVCSEELKPVVCQKFQSLDFALAFYDVYARAVGFDTHKQGVRKVEDVTTWYYVVCNREGHKKSNEDDQLNARSSFSMKLRRLSKRCGCKASKSFKYFSDNGHAGYMVQDFNEVHNHDMVESEHQQFMSVNCHLDDVHQKFILDCSKANIGPTLTFKVLKETLGGFDLVGCMVGDIRNASRDIKAYAHGFDVQMVLDDMAKKKEMSESYTYHYEVNEKNQLVALFWCDGLMKRNYHMFGDIVAFDTTYNTNRYCMIFTPFTGNDNYGRPVTFAAGLVCNEKTGAFGWLFRHFVECMGITSKMIVTDQDNGMR